The Kluyveromyces marxianus DMKU3-1042 DNA, complete genome, chromosome 7 DNA segment GGCTTGTTCTTCGACTTCGTAATCTAGAGCGTTCAtacgttcttcttccttattGTAGTGTTGGAAGCAGCACCAGAATGCACAACCGGCAACGAAACATGCGATGGCCAAACCGGAGAAAGTCCAGACATATTTAGGATCTTCGGAGGTTGGGGACATGGCAATACCAATGGCTGAACCGACAGCGTTTGTCACCAAGAAGATGGACATGATGAAGGCCTTCATGGAAGCTGGAGCCTTGGAGTAGGCATATTCTAAACCGGTGATGGATGCAAAGATTTCTGATAGAGCGATGAGCACGTATGCAGGAACTTGCCATCCGATATGCACTCTGTTTGGAGTGTTCTTGAACTCTGGGCTACATTTTAGAGGGTGGTCGTAACATGGGCCGGCTTTGTAGATGAAATGTTGCAAAACAGCGGCGTAAACCATGGAAGCAGCACCGAAGGTGAAACCCCAGAAGATCTTGGTGACAGGTCTGAATGGAGTGAAACGTCTGACGAATGGGTAGAAGAAATGTTCAATGATTGGAATGAAGACAATCAATGCAATAGAATCAATAGCTTGCAAGAAATCGTTAGGCAAACCGTGCAATTCCATGGTACCAGCCTGGGTGACAAAGTTGTTTAGCATTTGGCCGTAAACTAACCAGTAGATAGGgtaaaacacaaacactTTACAGGCCTTGAAAGCTCTTCTGATTTCGTCAACAAACACATCGTTCCATGGGTATTCCTTCTCTGGATTTAGGGATGGAACAGCTCTGTTCAAGTTGAAACCGTTACGCAAAGCAATGAAACAAACTCTGAAACTCTTAGCAATGACATGATCCCCAATAGGCTTCTTGACGTACTTGTTCTTACCGTACACAAGCACTATAATGGcgatccagaagaaacagaatgTTAGCAAGTAAGCAGCCCAGAAACCGTACTGGGATTCCAAGTGGGTAGTGGCCATAACAGACAAAGAACCAATGTTAATCATTAAGTAGAAGAACATGAAGACATTTTGCATGGTAACATTTGGATCTTCAATGACCTTAGTACCGTTCTTTAAAACCTTGATTCTTGGCTTGGTCTTTGGAATTTGGTCAGCAATCAAGACCGACAAGTTAGACTTGATGAAACCAGTAGCAATAccaatcaaaatcaaagaaacaatataACCACctagagaagaagttctGTGGTTGATACCTGGGATAGAAGTCATGAACAAGATGAAAATACCCACAACATAAATAACAGCACCAACGAAGATGGTGTTATACTTACCCCAGTAAGTATCGGATAGGAAACCACCTAGCAATGGAGTTAGGTAACACCAGAACTGGAAGAAATACGAAAGAGCAGTAGCACCTTGAGATTTCAATTCCAAGACACCCTTTGGAGTGTCGTGAGGACCGTTTTGCATATAGTTTTGGAATGGAGCAGACAAACCGTAGTAGGAGAATCTTTCTGCCAATTCGACAATAGCGATTAACCAACAGGTGAATGGAATTCTTTCGGAGACGTGCATCAAAGTTTgcatttcttcttcagttgGTTCTCTTCCGTTGTCATCAATGTCACCACTGATGAAATCGATCTTGTCGGAGGCTTCATTGTGGTCTGAAACGTATATTTCTAGATCTTTGTTGTCAACCTTTTCGTCGACCCTCTTGTTGTCGATCAAGTCTTCTTTTGAGCTTGATTCGCTGGTAGTAGAACCAATGTTGTTGTGGCTACTGCTGTGGTTAACAGTCTTGGACGTAGCCTCTGTCTCGTCCTTGGAGTACGCACCAGAAGCAGACATTATTATAATGTTTGAGTCGCTAACGTCGATCTCTTTTACTAGTGTTGTATTACTAAACTAACCGTGTAGTATGAAAGCAAGAGATACGCTAATCGGTTCGATGTACAGAGAAAACTCTACCAAGccaatatatatagacTTTAAGCTACACACAACCTAAACGCACCATATGACCCCATAACATAGCACAAGAAGGCACAACGAGGTACTCTTGCAAACATTCGCTATTCACacgaatatatatacgGAAAAATgagaagtgaaaaattgtGATGTCAAAGGCACAACAAGTGAACAAATCAGTCAAACCTCACTCCCTCACTCCCAGTCTCACTCCCAGTCTCAGTCTCACCCACAGCCACACACAATTCACACACGGCCTGCATTTTTTCACGTTATCAGAAAAGTGGATATACACTGCACAAGATTTGCCCGCAATTCTCCAGCCAATAACTCCATCCTATCGCTATCAATGGTAGGGCCATCCCTCGTAATGATGCATGCGAAGCTTCTGCAACGCTTCTCTACAAATGCTGGGCAAATTCTTTTCCAAGGATCAAAAAGACAGGCCGACAGACGACAATACATCACATCACAGCACCGCTCTTCAACAGAAAAGTCCACAGAAGAGGACGAATTGCGATACCCAAGCCATCCCACATTTCCTCTCAAAATTGACACAATCAGTTTCTATAAAGTAACGACGAAcataaagaaacaagaaacgGTACGGCTACATGACATAATgtgatttttctttttccttctaCCTCCAAACCAAAGCTACAGGGACGCTTTTCAAACCCTGTTTTCGCTGTGCTCCGAACGACACAAGGTCAAGCAGGTCCCTGAGATATCAGCACCACTACACACCACCTCATCACTTGTAAGGGCCATGGAATTAGCTATGTCTTGCCCAATATTTTTCTGCCTTTGTCTCCATaaaccaacttcttctctctctgGTCTCTGGTCTCTGGTCTTTGTCCAATGGCACGGCACCCCAGGGCCCTGGGTCCCTGGCCCCTGGCCTCTCCTAGCGGAAACTCTGTGAGACAGTGgcactttttttttgacacaATTACGCCGTGCAAGCGCAACCTCTTGGCGCCCAGGCAtcgttttttttcatcCGTGTTATTCCCGTCCCAATGCCATGGCATCTTCACCATCATTATCCTCTTAATTCTCTTGCTTGtttcttgtccttctttttggtgCCATTTCATGGGCTATAAACTGCGCTTAACTGCGCTAAACCAACTGCCTTGCTCTTGTCATCTCGCTTTGCTTTGCTCTAAAAGCTCTGTTACGTCCCATCGCTGCCGCAAATCAGAAGCCGGAATTGCCGTCAATGCCTATGGCGACCGGAATTATGACACAAAAGTATATAATAGAATGTGTCAAAAGAAACGTCCCTATAAATCGCGTAGAAAGCGAGGTTTTTTTGTGTCATGTAATTACctcttttggaaaaagaaatgacagACAAAGGGCTCGAACTCCTGTACGGGTTTTTCTGTGgatcttttgtttacattttttgtttcttttggtttccttctcttctcgGGAGAAACCCACCCCATAACTCGACCAACACCGCTATCGTTATGGGCCGAGTGTATTATTGGAGCTGGTACCCCAGCATCTTGCAGTAAAATGGGTGATGGAATATAGATGCGACGCAAGATCCACAGAGATTCTGGATAACGATAGGAGACATAGGACAAAGGGACCGTGCGGTGCGTTGGCACCATGCGACGAGAACGTAAATTTCTCAAAGGACAGAGTGAGTGACTCTCTTACTAGGTGGTAGTGGTGGAGACACGCAcgcacacgcacacacCAGGTGACTATTGTATAAAGTCCGCGCCCCTAAGCGGAGAATGGTgtcttatttttttttcaacttccAGCATGATTGACTACATATGCCAGGAAatggatgatgatttaCCGTGAGACGTAGCAGGgcatcatcaacaagcGTAGAtagatatgatatgatatgatagaTATGGTATTATCTTCTGTTAAATTAGTTACTTACGTAAAGTTAAAGGTTAGTTATATTACTAAGACATCTTATCGCTGTGAGATTGGACGTAGTTTGATATCATCGCATCGATTCCGTCCTCGCCCATGACTTCTGCAAACTCTTCGTCAGTCAAGTTGGACTTGGGTCCCTCGTAGAACTTTCTTTGCCAGCTGAAGTAGTATATTAGCGATATCACCCAGAAACCAGGCCCAATAACGACTGTGTAGTTCATTGTGTCCGGAGTAATGTCGTGCATTTGGCCCGGGAACATGACCATGATCACAGTGAAGAGTTGGAACGCAACGGAAATCCAGCCGTTGATTGGAGACCAGAAATCACCAAGGTAGAATGGGCCTGGCTTGAAGTCGTTCTTACCGTAGGTTAGTCTTAGCGCAATTGGGAAAACAAGAGCCATGTACATACCGGCAATGGAAAGTGAGAATAGTGCGCTGGCCGCGGTGTCACCAGCCAAGGACAAGGCCCCAAGAGCAATAGAGAACAAAGTGGAACCCCAAACAGCACGCATTGGAACGAAAGTCCTTTCGTCAACcttcttgaagaatctCGAGAATGGAATACCATCGTCTCTGGAAAAGGCCCAAAATTGTCTCGAGTTTGCCAACACGGTCGAGGCACCCATCAAGAACTGGCAAATAATCAAAAGCGACAAGAACGTCAACGTCCATCTCTTACCCAAGGCATCCATAAACACCTGTGTGATCCCTTGTCCGTATGCAGAGTTAACTATGGCGTTGATGTCCGGGTTCATGCATGCCAAAAGCACAATGCATAGGATCCAGCCCAGAATCCAGCACGAGGAAATGGAGGCCACGATCCCAATGGGGACCGCTCTTCTGGCATCCTTGGCCTCTTCTGCCATGTGTAAGCACGAGTCATAAGCACCAATGGTCCAGATAGCTGGCGTCAACCCGTTAATGGCCCAGGACCAGCCTGTGTTCCAATCGCTGAGGTTTTCCACTTTGCCAAAGATGAACGACGCATCGTTGAAGTTGACCTTCTTGGACCTGGACACACCGATGGGCAGCACAATGAGGAACAAAATGATCAAGAACATGTTGGCAAAGATCGAAATCGTCTGCAACTTGGCCGTCACCTTAGAGCTGAGAGACGTCAGCAGCGTAATGGCAACCATCGATGCGCAGAAAACACCGTAAGTGATCCCAGATGTCACATTAAAGTCCGGATCAGTCACCACCACTGCAGACAAAATCTGCTCCGCTAAACCATACACAATCGAACACACAGACGCACAGAGCGATAGCGTGTCCAAAAACCCAACACTGTAACTGATACTCTTTCTCCACTTGGCTGGCCCCCACTGGAAGCACGCAACGTACACAGCCCCAGCAGTTGGAATCGAACTGGCCAATTCTCCAAGAGAAATACCAACAGTAAGAATTAATCCACCTGCAACAAACCAACCCCAGTTCAACCCAACAGGCCCAGCAATCAGCCCACCGTCCATCGTCGACGCAATAGAGGGAAGCAACCCCATAATCGAAAACGCAACACCGAAAATCTGAACCGTGCTGTACTCTCtcttcaactcttctttaTAACCGATCTCAGCTAAAACATGCTGATCTGATGTCGCATTCAACGCATCAATGTTTCTAATGGGCACACCGTGCGAACTAGAAACAACTCTAAGCTCAGACACCGACCCTACTCCAATATCATCGCCAGATGTTTGTGGCACAATCTGCTCCACAACACCGCTTTTCTTGCTCATCGAATCTTGTTCACCAGACATATTGTTCTGGGGTAAAGCTTACTTACTTGCTTGCTTGACTGCTCTTTCTAACCTACTAAACCTGGATTGGCAAAcatcatctcatctcatcactACGATCCCCCTc contains these protein-coding regions:
- the PTR2 gene encoding peptide transporter PTR2; this encodes MSASGAYSKDETEATSKTVNHSSSHNNIGSTTSESSSKEDLIDNKRVDEKVDNKDLEIYVSDHNEASDKIDFISGDIDDNGREPTEEEMQTLMHVSERIPFTCWLIAIVELAERFSYYGLSAPFQNYMQNGPHDTPKGVLELKSQGATALSYFFQFWCYLTPLLGGFLSDTYWGKYNTIFVGAVIYVVGIFILFMTSIPGINHRTSSLGGYIVSLILIGIATGFIKSNLSVLIADQIPKTKPRIKVLKNGTKVIEDPNVTMQNVFMFFYLMINIGSLSVMATTHLESQYGFWAAYLLTFCFFWIAIIVLVYGKNKYVKKPIGDHVIAKSFRVCFIALRNGFNLNRAVPSLNPEKEYPWNDVFVDEIRRAFKACKVFVFYPIYWLVYGQMLNNFVTQAGTMELHGLPNDFLQAIDSIALIVFIPIIEHFFYPFVRRFTPFRPVTKIFWGFTFGAASMVYAAVLQHFIYKAGPCYDHPLKCSPEFKNTPNRVHIGWQVPAYVLIALSEIFASITGLEYAYSKAPASMKAFIMSIFLVTNAVGSAIGIAMSPTSEDPKYVWTFSGLAIACFVAGCAFWCCFQHYNKEEERMNALDYEVEEQALTNVGVTGEASALYSVSSARSATQQLRQKLSHSA
- the UGA4 gene encoding GABA-specific permease, whose protein sequence is MSGEQDSMSKKSGVVEQIVPQTSGDDIGVGSVSELRVVSSSHGVPIRNIDALNATSDQHVLAEIGYKEELKREYSTVQIFGVAFSIMGLLPSIASTMDGGLIAGPVGLNWGWFVAGGLILTVGISLGELASSIPTAGAVYVACFQWGPAKWRKSISYSVGFLDTLSLCASVCSIVYGLAEQILSAVVVTDPDFNVTSGITYGVFCASMVAITLLTSLSSKVTAKLQTISIFANMFLIILFLIVLPIGVSRSKKVNFNDASFIFGKVENLSDWNTGWSWAINGLTPAIWTIGAYDSCLHMAEEAKDARRAVPIGIVASISSCWILGWILCIVLLACMNPDINAIVNSAYGQGITQVFMDALGKRWTLTFLSLLIICQFLMGASTVLANSRQFWAFSRDDGIPFSRFFKKVDERTFVPMRAVWGSTLFSIALGALSLAGDTAASALFSLSIAGMYMALVFPIALRLTYGKNDFKPGPFYLGDFWSPINGWISVAFQLFTVIMVMFPGQMHDITPDTMNYTVVIGPGFWVISLIYYFSWQRKFYEGPKSNLTDEEFAEVMGEDGIDAMISNYVQSHSDKMS